From a single Capsicum annuum cultivar UCD-10X-F1 chromosome 12, UCD10Xv1.1, whole genome shotgun sequence genomic region:
- the LOC107850679 gene encoding protein ENHANCED DISEASE RESISTANCE 2 isoform X1, giving the protein MSKVVYEGWMVRYGRRKIGRSYIHMRYFVLETRLLAYYKRKPQDNVVPIKTLPIDGNCRVEDRGLKTHHGHMVYVLSVYNKKDKYNRVTMAAFNIQEALIWKEKIESIIDQHQESQGTNGNKYISFEYKSDMDNGRNASSSDRESQFSAAEDEDDSHPNLLRRTTIGRGPPESVFDWTKEIDSDLANQNGSNQAFSRKYWRLLQCQNGLRIFEELPDGDLLPKSCSRAMKAVGVVEASCEDIFELVMSMDATRFEWDCSFQYGSLVEEVDGHTAILYHRLQLDWFPTLVWPRDLCYVRYWRRNDDGSYVVLFRSREHENCGSLPGYVRAHVESGGFNISPLKPLNGRPRTQVQHLMQIDLKGWGVGYVSSFQQHCLFQMLNSVAGLREYFSQTDERTAAPRIPVMVNMTSASVSSKKNQKLQDTPHRRTHSLDQIRAANKNASMMDEYSDDEEDFQGADQEAMPPSPEHEMKKTALEEEPLDQIDFSIFSGNLRRDDRDNSRNCWRISDGNNFRVRSKNFCYDKSKIPAGKPLMDLVAVDWFKDTKRMDHVARRPGCAAQVASEKGLFSLVVNVQVPGSTHYSMVFYFVMKELTSGSLLQRFVDGDDEFRNSRMKLIPSVPKGSWIVRQSVGSTPCLLGKAVDCNYIRGPKYLEIDVDIGSSTVANGVLGLVIGVITSLVVDMAFLVQGNTPDELPEQLIGAVRASHIELSSAIVPKLEPDTSE; this is encoded by the exons atgtCGAAGGTGGTGTATGAGGGGTGGATGGTGAGGTATGGGAGGAGGAAGATAGGTAGATCGTATATACATATGCGATATTTTGTTCTCGAGACGCGATTGTTGGCTTACTACAAGAGAAAGCCTCAGGACAATGTG GTTCCAATCAAGACACTTCCCATAGATGGCAATTGTCGGGTGGAGGACCGAGGCCTGAAGACTCATCATGGACAT ATGGTTTATGTCTTATCAGTTTACAACAAGAAAGACAAATATAACCGTGTCACG ATGGCAGCTTTCAACATTCAGGAGGCACTTAtttggaaagaaaaaattgaatcaatCATTGATCAG CATCAGGAGTCGCAAGGAACTAATGGCAATAAGTACATTTCATTTGAGTATAAATCTGATATGGACAACGGGAGGAATGCTTCCTCATCAGATCGTGAAAGTCA GTTTAGTGCTGCTGAGGATGAAGATGATTCTCATCCAAATTTGCTACGAAGAACAACCATTGGAAGAG GTCCTCCCGAGTCTGTATTTGACTGGACCAAGGAAATTGATTCTGATTTGGCAAACCAGAATGGGAGTAACCAGGCATTCTCCAGAAAGTACTGGCGTTTACTTCAATGCCAAAATG GCCTTCGCATTTTTGAGGAGCTTCCGGATGGCGATTTACTA CCAAAAAGCTGTAGTAGAGCAATGAAGGCTGTTGGGGTTGTGGAGGCTAGTTGTGAAGATATATTTGAGCTTGTTATGAGCATGGATGCAACACGTTTTGA GTGGGACTGCAGCTTCCAGTATGGTAGTTTAGTTGAGGAGGTAGATGGACACACAGCAATACTCTATCACAGACTTCAACTTGACTGGTTCCCTAC GTTGGTATGGCCTCGTGATCTTTGTTATGTACGTTATTGGCGTCGAAATGATGATGGAAGTTATG TTGTGTTATTTCGTTCCAGGGAGCATGAGAATTGTGGTTCGCTACCTGGATATGTTCGAGCTCATGTTGAGA GTGGTGGATTCAATATTTCTCCACTCAAACCTCTTAATGGGAGGCCCAGAACACAAGTGCAGCATCTTATGCAGATCGATTTAAAAGGATGGGGTGTGGGCTATGTCTCGTCATTCCAGCAGCATTGTCTGTTCCAGATGTTAAATAGTGTGGCAG GACTTCGTGAATACTTTTCTCAAACTGATGAAAGGACTGCTGCTCCAAGAATCCCAGTTATGGTTAATATGACATCTGCTTCAGTTTCTTCCAAGAAGAATCAAAAACTCCAGGACACTCCTCATCGTCGTACTCATTCTTTGGATCAAATACGAGCTGCAAATAAAAATGCGTCAATGATGGATGAGTATTCTGATGATGAGGAGGATTTTCAAGGGGCTGATCAAGAG GCAATGCCACCTAGCCCTGAACATGAAATGAAGAAAACTG CACTCGAAGAAGAACCTTTGGATCAAATTGATTTTTCCATCTTTTCGGGTAACCTTCGACGTGATGACCGTGATAATAGTCGTAACTGCTGGAGAATATCTGATGGAAATAACTTCAGAGTTCGTAGCAAGAACTTTTGTTATGATAAATCAAAG ATTCCTGCTGGTAAACCTCTGATGGATCTTGTTGCTGTTGACTGGTTTAAAGATACTAAACGGATGGACCATGTTGCTAGACGTCCTGGTTGTGCAGCACAA GTTGCTTCGGAAAAAGGACTGttttctttggttgtaaatgttcaa GTTCCTGGATCAACACACTACAGCATGGTTTTCTATTTTGTCATGAAAGAGTTAACATCTGGTTCTCTTTTGCAACGGTTTGTTGATGGGGATGATGAGTTCCGTAATAGTAGAATGAAGCTCATCCCATCTGTGCCGAAG GGCTCATGGATTGTGCGTCAGAGTGTTGGAAGTACCCCTTGTTTACTGGGGAAGGCTGTTGACTGCAACTACATCCGCGGTCCCAAGTATTTGGAG ATTGATGTTGATATTGGTTCTTCCACTGTGGCAAATGGAGTTTTGGGACTTGTGATCGGTGTAATTACGAGCCTAGTAGTTGACATGGCTTTTCTTGTACAG GGAAACACCCCGGATGAATTGCCTGAGCAACTAATAGGCGCTGTACGTGCATCTCATATAGAACTCTCATCTGCCATTGTACCAAAGTTGGAGCCTGATACTTCGGAGTAG
- the LOC107850679 gene encoding protein ENHANCED DISEASE RESISTANCE 2 isoform X2 has translation MDIWFMSYQFTTRKTNITVSRWQLSTFRRHLFGKKKLNQSLISLQHQESQGTNGNKYISFEYKSDMDNGRNASSSDRESQFSAAEDEDDSHPNLLRRTTIGRGPPESVFDWTKEIDSDLANQNGSNQAFSRKYWRLLQCQNGLRIFEELPDGDLLPKSCSRAMKAVGVVEASCEDIFELVMSMDATRFEWDCSFQYGSLVEEVDGHTAILYHRLQLDWFPTLVWPRDLCYVRYWRRNDDGSYVVLFRSREHENCGSLPGYVRAHVESGGFNISPLKPLNGRPRTQVQHLMQIDLKGWGVGYVSSFQQHCLFQMLNSVAGLREYFSQTDERTAAPRIPVMVNMTSASVSSKKNQKLQDTPHRRTHSLDQIRAANKNASMMDEYSDDEEDFQGADQEAMPPSPEHEMKKTALEEEPLDQIDFSIFSGNLRRDDRDNSRNCWRISDGNNFRVRSKNFCYDKSKIPAGKPLMDLVAVDWFKDTKRMDHVARRPGCAAQVASEKGLFSLVVNVQVPGSTHYSMVFYFVMKELTSGSLLQRFVDGDDEFRNSRMKLIPSVPKGSWIVRQSVGSTPCLLGKAVDCNYIRGPKYLEIDVDIGSSTVANGVLGLVIGVITSLVVDMAFLVQGNTPDELPEQLIGAVRASHIELSSAIVPKLEPDTSE, from the exons ATGGACAT ATGGTTTATGTCTTATCAGTTTACAACAAGAAAGACAAATATAACCGTGTCACG ATGGCAGCTTTCAACATTCAGGAGGCACTTAtttggaaagaaaaaattgaatcaatCATTGATCAG TTTGCAGCATCAGGAGTCGCAAGGAACTAATGGCAATAAGTACATTTCATTTGAGTATAAATCTGATATGGACAACGGGAGGAATGCTTCCTCATCAGATCGTGAAAGTCA GTTTAGTGCTGCTGAGGATGAAGATGATTCTCATCCAAATTTGCTACGAAGAACAACCATTGGAAGAG GTCCTCCCGAGTCTGTATTTGACTGGACCAAGGAAATTGATTCTGATTTGGCAAACCAGAATGGGAGTAACCAGGCATTCTCCAGAAAGTACTGGCGTTTACTTCAATGCCAAAATG GCCTTCGCATTTTTGAGGAGCTTCCGGATGGCGATTTACTA CCAAAAAGCTGTAGTAGAGCAATGAAGGCTGTTGGGGTTGTGGAGGCTAGTTGTGAAGATATATTTGAGCTTGTTATGAGCATGGATGCAACACGTTTTGA GTGGGACTGCAGCTTCCAGTATGGTAGTTTAGTTGAGGAGGTAGATGGACACACAGCAATACTCTATCACAGACTTCAACTTGACTGGTTCCCTAC GTTGGTATGGCCTCGTGATCTTTGTTATGTACGTTATTGGCGTCGAAATGATGATGGAAGTTATG TTGTGTTATTTCGTTCCAGGGAGCATGAGAATTGTGGTTCGCTACCTGGATATGTTCGAGCTCATGTTGAGA GTGGTGGATTCAATATTTCTCCACTCAAACCTCTTAATGGGAGGCCCAGAACACAAGTGCAGCATCTTATGCAGATCGATTTAAAAGGATGGGGTGTGGGCTATGTCTCGTCATTCCAGCAGCATTGTCTGTTCCAGATGTTAAATAGTGTGGCAG GACTTCGTGAATACTTTTCTCAAACTGATGAAAGGACTGCTGCTCCAAGAATCCCAGTTATGGTTAATATGACATCTGCTTCAGTTTCTTCCAAGAAGAATCAAAAACTCCAGGACACTCCTCATCGTCGTACTCATTCTTTGGATCAAATACGAGCTGCAAATAAAAATGCGTCAATGATGGATGAGTATTCTGATGATGAGGAGGATTTTCAAGGGGCTGATCAAGAG GCAATGCCACCTAGCCCTGAACATGAAATGAAGAAAACTG CACTCGAAGAAGAACCTTTGGATCAAATTGATTTTTCCATCTTTTCGGGTAACCTTCGACGTGATGACCGTGATAATAGTCGTAACTGCTGGAGAATATCTGATGGAAATAACTTCAGAGTTCGTAGCAAGAACTTTTGTTATGATAAATCAAAG ATTCCTGCTGGTAAACCTCTGATGGATCTTGTTGCTGTTGACTGGTTTAAAGATACTAAACGGATGGACCATGTTGCTAGACGTCCTGGTTGTGCAGCACAA GTTGCTTCGGAAAAAGGACTGttttctttggttgtaaatgttcaa GTTCCTGGATCAACACACTACAGCATGGTTTTCTATTTTGTCATGAAAGAGTTAACATCTGGTTCTCTTTTGCAACGGTTTGTTGATGGGGATGATGAGTTCCGTAATAGTAGAATGAAGCTCATCCCATCTGTGCCGAAG GGCTCATGGATTGTGCGTCAGAGTGTTGGAAGTACCCCTTGTTTACTGGGGAAGGCTGTTGACTGCAACTACATCCGCGGTCCCAAGTATTTGGAG ATTGATGTTGATATTGGTTCTTCCACTGTGGCAAATGGAGTTTTGGGACTTGTGATCGGTGTAATTACGAGCCTAGTAGTTGACATGGCTTTTCTTGTACAG GGAAACACCCCGGATGAATTGCCTGAGCAACTAATAGGCGCTGTACGTGCATCTCATATAGAACTCTCATCTGCCATTGTACCAAAGTTGGAGCCTGATACTTCGGAGTAG